Proteins encoded within one genomic window of Sulfurovum sp. XGS-02:
- the yajC gene encoding preprotein translocase subunit YajC — translation MGAEQGSMIGSFLPLIILFAIFYFLIIRPQQKHQKAHKAMLDGLTKGDNIITTGGLIAVIVKTEEDFIKIKLNDDTIVKLDRAFVAKKVESGEDA, via the coding sequence ATGGGAGCAGAACAAGGCAGCATGATCGGTTCATTTTTACCCCTCATCATTTTATTTGCGATTTTTTACTTTTTAATTATCAGACCGCAGCAAAAACATCAAAAAGCACATAAAGCAATGCTTGATGGTCTTACGAAAGGTGACAACATCATCACCACAGGCGGTCTTATAGCTGTGATCGTTAAAACTGAAGAAGATTTTATCAAAATCAAATTAAATGATGACACGATCGTCAAACTTGATAGAGCATTTGTAGCTAAAAAGGTTGAGTCTGGTGAAGACGCTTAA
- a CDS encoding apolipoprotein N-acyltransferase: MYKISQYSSTFELTKGFFIALLSSGFIYLNHWGFSHPIVNTILGITTLYLLLQEEKKVWFFSGAFIGLFWFWWIALSLQHYGMVWAVPIEIVIIMLSYGVLFWLLAWISEKIALLLQNSGTLLPLLFKASALFILSYIHPFSFDWFKPELMFVESYLGIDKWQYAIILSAIVLSLWKQQLLYVSLVVFAYQTHLPTDTKSDDNIRLVTTYTAVEEKWDETLHAAQFENLFKQIDQAIKENKTLVILPESVFPIFLNRSKLLERLQEKAKKVSIVTGGLYWDGKTPRNSTYIFTNNKISVANKVVLVPFGESNPLPDFLSDWVNKIFYDGAVDYVASPNVVDYQIDGKIYRNAICFEATTERLYEGEPKHMIALSNNGWFTPSIEPTLQKLLLQYYSKKYGTTIYHSVNMSESYVVKNGKITP, from the coding sequence TTGTATAAAATTAGCCAATATTCTAGCACCTTTGAACTAACAAAAGGCTTTTTCATAGCACTTTTAAGTTCGGGCTTTATCTACCTGAATCACTGGGGGTTTTCCCATCCTATCGTGAACACTATTTTAGGTATCACAACACTCTATCTACTCCTGCAGGAAGAGAAAAAAGTGTGGTTCTTTTCGGGTGCATTCATAGGACTGTTCTGGTTCTGGTGGATCGCCTTAAGCCTTCAGCATTACGGTATGGTTTGGGCGGTACCTATAGAGATAGTCATCATTATGCTAAGCTATGGGGTACTCTTTTGGCTTCTCGCATGGATCAGTGAAAAGATCGCTTTACTGCTGCAAAACTCCGGCACTCTGCTCCCTTTACTCTTCAAGGCTTCAGCGCTTTTCATCTTAAGTTATATCCACCCTTTCTCTTTTGACTGGTTCAAACCCGAACTGATGTTCGTAGAGAGTTATCTGGGCATTGACAAATGGCAGTATGCCATCATTTTATCTGCTATAGTCCTGAGCCTCTGGAAACAACAGCTCCTCTATGTGTCACTTGTTGTTTTTGCTTACCAGACCCACCTTCCCACGGATACGAAATCCGATGACAACATCAGACTTGTAACGACCTATACTGCGGTGGAGGAGAAATGGGATGAAACACTTCATGCTGCACAGTTTGAAAATCTTTTCAAACAGATAGACCAGGCCATCAAAGAGAATAAAACGCTTGTCATTCTTCCCGAATCCGTCTTCCCCATCTTTCTCAATCGTTCAAAACTTCTGGAGAGATTGCAAGAGAAGGCTAAAAAGGTCTCCATCGTCACCGGAGGGCTCTACTGGGACGGGAAAACACCGCGTAACTCAACCTATATCTTTACAAACAACAAAATCTCTGTAGCCAATAAAGTAGTACTGGTTCCCTTTGGAGAGAGCAACCCTCTGCCGGATTTTTTAAGTGACTGGGTCAACAAAATATTTTATGACGGTGCCGTAGATTACGTGGCCAGCCCCAATGTTGTAGACTATCAAATAGATGGGAAGATCTATAGAAATGCCATCTGTTTTGAAGCGACTACGGAAAGGCTCTACGAGGGTGAACCAAAACATATGATCGCACTGAGCAATAATGGATGGTTCACCCCTTCCATAGAACCGACATTACAAAAACTCCTCTTGCAGTACTACAGCAAGAAGTATGGAACCACCATCTACCACTCGGTCAATATGTCGGAGTCCTATGTGGTGAAAAATGGGAAAATCACTCCATAG